One window from the genome of Gambusia affinis linkage group LG14, SWU_Gaff_1.0, whole genome shotgun sequence encodes:
- the tmem200b gene encoding transmembrane protein 200A — translation MKTEMCRGFRPPSPPCRRNPRFCLRGRMKKDRMIQGKLRIRSMPGAFLVLGVIVVAVGTALAVAGYWPYRFSRSSIIEDTEPESISDPQPSSWSLGTKGLFSPVSLLHGDRMKLLGPVIMGVGLFILICANTVLYENRDRETQMLLAQMRNVICSVSAAVPSAGLRDLAVANSMTKHYQWVSSLPAAHLNIMCLQQLACSEPLLQTTYIRDSHPEEGNVEGIYQQTDLQTEALTHHKESEPVPSPPSTLCKSRDHCQVDGNSQTGEELWSKHCFSLQTAPLLKLNFCLVSASSMSNLKLEEVDFPAAQHRRCQSMSYRTKPYKTQIGLHFEKEHFPRMKNIQTNQLQINKKEISSQGCVRIPVETTDAEEDQTGGSWPRLELGNGRRYLKLENKEDSVDKLLNQLEHQCSYWDKGFGSGPFQ, via the coding sequence ATGAAGACTGAGATGTGTCGAGGTTTTAGACCACCATCTCCTCCCTGCAGACGGAATCCGCGTTTCTGTCTACGAGGCAGAATGAAGAAGGACAGGATGATTCAAGGCAAGCTTCGCATCCGTTCTATGCCTGGAGCATTCCTGGTTCTGGGGGTTATTGTGGTAGCTGTTGGCACTGCTCTGGCTGTAGCTGGTTACTGGCCCTATCGGTTTTCAAGGTCATCCATAATAGAAGATACAGAACCAGAAAGCATTTCGGATCCACAGCCATCCAGTTGGAGCCTGGGTACCAAGGGGCTGTTCTCTCCAGTCAGTCTCCTCCATGGTGACCGCATGAAGCTCCTGGGGCCAGTAATCATGGGAGTTGGACTATTCATCCTGATATGTGCAAACACTGTCCTATATGAAAATAGAGATAGAGAGACTCAGATGCTGCTAGCTCAGATGCGCAATGTTATCTGCTCTGTATCAGCAGCTGTGCCCTCTGCAGGCCTCAGAGACTTGGCAGTAGCCAACTCTATGACCAAACACTATCAGTGGGTAAGCAGTCTGCCTGCTGCTCATCTCAATATCATGTGTCTGCAGCAGCTGGCATGCTCTGAGCCCCTGCTGCAGACCACCTACATCAGGGATTCGCATCCGGAGGAGGGCAATGTGGAAGGCATCTACCAGCAAACAGACCTGCAGACAGAAGCTCTGACTCATCACAAAGAGTCAGAGCCTGTACCCTCTCCCCCTTCAACCTTGTGTAAGTCACGTGATCACTGCCAGGTAGATGGTAATTCGCAGACAGGGGAAGAACTGTGGAGCAAACACTGTTTCAGTTTACAGACTGCCCCACTCCTCAAGCTTAATTTCTGCCTTGTGTCTGCTAGCTCCATGTCCAACCTTAAGCTGGAAGAAGTGGATTTTCCAGCTGCCCAACACAGGCGTTGTCAGAGTATGAGCTACAGGACTAAGCCTTACAAAACCCAAATTGGACTGCACTTCGAGAAGGAACACTTCCCACGCATGAAGAACATTCAGACAAATCAGCtccaaatcaataaaaaagaaataagttcCCAGGGTTGTGTGAGGATCCCCGTAGAGACGACAGATGCAGAAGAGGACCAAACCGGTGGAAGCTGGCCTCGACTAGAACTGGGAAACGGGAGACGGTACCTGAAACTGGAGAACAAAGAGGACTCTGTGGACAAACTCCTGAACCAGTTGGAGCATCAGTGTTCCTACTGGGATAAGGGTTTTGGCTCTGGGCCATTCCAGTGA